A window of the Methanoregula sp. genome harbors these coding sequences:
- a CDS encoding transcription factor — protein sequence MVPANDVLGDPAVRAYLHRLVGDEGLNLLERFPKEGEHSDEDLAASTGINLNTVRHTLYTLYEKRLAEYHRIKNNETGWLTYLWQLRPDHIFDAIREDMGLVLEKLSRREKYEEENDFFICKDCHLIFTFPLAMNSDFKCPACDQPMGHFDNEMLLKSLKHRIDSIKKSLGHA from the coding sequence ATGGTTCCTGCAAACGACGTGCTTGGTGATCCGGCAGTACGGGCATATCTTCATAGGCTGGTTGGCGATGAAGGGCTCAATCTTCTTGAACGCTTCCCCAAAGAAGGCGAACACAGCGATGAAGATCTTGCTGCAAGTACGGGTATCAACTTAAATACCGTGCGGCACACGCTCTACACCCTGTATGAAAAGCGTCTGGCCGAATATCACCGTATCAAGAATAATGAGACCGGCTGGCTTACTTACCTCTGGCAGCTGCGCCCCGATCATATCTTTGATGCTATCCGCGAGGATATGGGACTCGTGCTGGAAAAACTCTCGCGCCGCGAGAAGTACGAAGAAGAGAACGACTTTTTCATCTGCAAGGATTGCCACCTCATATTTACCTTTCCCCTTGCGATGAACAGTGATTTCAAATGCCCTGCATGTGATCAGCCGATGGGACATTTTGACAATGAGATGCTCTTAAAATCGCTCAAGCATCGCATCGACTCAATCAAAAAGTCGCTCGGCCATGCCTGA
- a CDS encoding tRNA (cytidine(56)-2'-O)-methyltransferase: protein MTEHEVAILRIGHRPERDQRVTTHVGLTARALGAKGMYLAAADKGVVESIGDVVERWGGEFFCQDNVKWRTCIKEWKAQGGVVVHLTMYGLNLPDVIGEIRPHNKILVIVGAEKVPGDIYGLADYNVAVTGQPHSEISSLALFLDNLFLGKEFACEFPGAQIQIIPTRVGKQTVER, encoded by the coding sequence ATGACTGAACACGAAGTTGCCATCCTCCGCATCGGCCACCGCCCCGAACGCGACCAGCGGGTGACTACGCATGTAGGCCTTACAGCACGGGCGCTGGGTGCAAAAGGCATGTATCTTGCCGCTGCCGACAAGGGTGTGGTGGAGAGTATCGGCGATGTGGTTGAACGCTGGGGCGGTGAGTTCTTCTGCCAGGATAATGTGAAGTGGCGCACCTGTATCAAGGAATGGAAGGCGCAGGGTGGTGTCGTTGTTCACCTCACCATGTACGGCCTCAACCTGCCCGATGTGATCGGAGAAATCAGGCCTCACAACAAGATCCTCGTCATCGTAGGTGCCGAAAAAGTACCTGGAGATATCTACGGCCTTGCGGATTACAATGTAGCCGTTACCGGCCAGCCCCATTCTGAGATTTCGAGCCTGGCACTCTTTCTCGATAACCTCTTCTTAGGAAAAGAGTTTGCCTGCGAATTTCCCGGCGCACAGATCCAGATTATCCCGACGCGCGTGGGGAAACAGACGGTGGAACGGTGA
- a CDS encoding HD domain-containing protein, whose product MLRDAGCSEKVIAHCRAVTDCACEYAQHNPSIDFSLVQAGAMLHDIGRGSTHTIAHAQQGADLLRAKGFSEKVARIVECHTGAGLTADECSLLGLIPRDCMPGTIEEKIVCHADNLCAGSRRMSIEQSISQASHLPRKVRERMYQLATEVELLCK is encoded by the coding sequence ATGCTGCGCGATGCCGGGTGCAGCGAAAAAGTCATTGCCCACTGCAGGGCAGTGACAGATTGTGCGTGTGAATACGCACAGCACAATCCCTCGATTGATTTTTCTTTGGTACAGGCAGGTGCCATGCTGCATGATATCGGACGGGGTAGCACCCACACGATTGCACATGCACAGCAGGGTGCAGATCTCCTGCGGGCCAAAGGTTTTTCTGAAAAAGTTGCCCGTATCGTTGAGTGTCATACCGGTGCAGGACTGACAGCTGACGAATGTTCACTGCTGGGATTGATTCCACGGGATTGCATGCCTGGAACCATTGAAGAGAAGATTGTCTGCCATGCTGACAACCTGTGTGCCGGTTCCCGGAGGATGAGTATTGAGCAGAGTATCAGTCAGGCATCTCACCTTCCCCGGAAGGTAAGAGAGAGGATGTACCAGCTTGCAACTGAAGTCGAACTTCTCTGCAAATAA
- a CDS encoding ATP-grasp domain-containing protein, whose translation MKGRVLVAGFATRHVAQSAFHAGYEVCAVDHFCDQDLSWYTKDRIRFEDLADLPDAMDQMSHRHSFDLLVVTSGAEELPSSIPLCGTPREHVARFMDKLDIQHFFELNNIPVPRLLNDDEYPAMVKPRRGAGGWRNAVVTTAAEQKAWELLYPDAEYIRQEMITGIPASVCCVTDGTRARAIASNEQILRGNGESSFGFCGSVTPFDHPLSGQMMEMAEQVAAASGCIGTIGIDFVIGAEGLHAIEINPRFQGTVDTVERAHGCNLFQYHVAACAGFLPPVSPSIKQVAVRSILFADRNCTVKADLKHLRSYIADIPHPGATFEAGQAIVSVYGWGETRDTACALLDKHISTVKQYIR comes from the coding sequence GTGAAAGGCAGGGTACTGGTCGCAGGTTTTGCAACACGCCATGTAGCGCAATCCGCATTCCATGCAGGCTATGAAGTCTGCGCTGTGGATCATTTCTGCGATCAGGACCTTTCCTGGTACACAAAAGACCGGATACGATTCGAAGATCTTGCTGATCTCCCTGATGCGATGGATCAGATGAGTCACCGACATTCGTTTGATCTGCTTGTGGTCACGTCCGGCGCTGAGGAACTTCCCAGTTCGATTCCACTCTGCGGCACTCCCAGGGAACATGTGGCACGTTTCATGGATAAACTGGATATCCAGCATTTCTTCGAATTGAATAACATACCGGTTCCCCGGCTTCTCAATGACGATGAATATCCTGCCATGGTCAAACCCCGGCGTGGTGCCGGAGGATGGCGCAATGCAGTTGTCACCACTGCTGCTGAACAAAAAGCCTGGGAACTCCTCTACCCGGATGCAGAATATATCCGGCAGGAAATGATTACCGGGATTCCGGCAAGCGTGTGCTGCGTTACGGACGGCACACGGGCACGGGCAATCGCATCAAATGAACAGATCCTCCGTGGCAATGGCGAATCCTCGTTTGGTTTCTGCGGGTCCGTTACACCGTTCGATCACCCGCTTTCCGGGCAGATGATGGAGATGGCCGAACAGGTTGCAGCCGCGAGTGGCTGCATCGGCACCATAGGCATTGATTTTGTAATCGGCGCTGAGGGGCTGCATGCAATTGAGATAAATCCCCGTTTCCAGGGGACCGTAGATACAGTGGAGCGGGCGCATGGGTGCAATCTTTTCCAGTACCATGTCGCTGCATGCGCGGGTTTCCTTCCACCTGTTTCTCCTTCAATAAAACAGGTTGCCGTACGCAGCATCCTGTTTGCTGACAGGAATTGTACCGTAAAAGCCGATCTCAAACACCTGCGATCGTATATTGCAGATATCCCTCACCCGGGTGCAACATTCGAAGCAGGACAGGCGATTGTGAGTGTATATGGCTGGGGAGAGACTCGTGATACAGCATGTGCCTTGCTGGATAAACATATTAGCACCGTTAAACAATACATACGGTGA
- a CDS encoding DUF5814 domain-containing protein, whose translation MIADRARFRNAKKIERLTGYRLPELAFSGTMLEALCSRLDYDSLDYGVRDQILAFFNDFLRCTCKDSPLCGCPEKKFSKKVIELRENGLDHRQIAVFLQDEYGIEVFPADILSFLEESVHVLEAMSDVARLQGQADLAKKTDEHIRLIER comes from the coding sequence TTGATCGCTGACCGGGCACGGTTCCGGAATGCAAAAAAAATTGAGCGGCTCACCGGCTATCGCCTTCCTGAGCTTGCATTTTCCGGCACCATGCTCGAAGCACTCTGTTCGCGCCTGGATTATGATTCACTTGACTATGGCGTGAGAGACCAGATCCTTGCTTTTTTTAACGATTTTCTCCGCTGCACCTGTAAGGATTCCCCCCTCTGCGGCTGCCCGGAAAAAAAGTTCTCGAAAAAAGTCATTGAGCTCCGCGAGAACGGGCTCGATCACCGGCAGATCGCCGTTTTCCTGCAGGACGAGTACGGAATAGAAGTATTTCCCGCAGATATTCTCTCATTTCTCGAAGAGTCCGTGCATGTACTCGAAGCAATGTCGGATGTTGCACGATTGCAGGGACAAGCCGATCTGGCGAAAAAAACCGATGAACATATACGGCTCATTGAACGGTAA
- a CDS encoding MarR family transcriptional regulator: MKDEDIDWIIYHIIAREPSVMTGNLAAASGLDATTIESSLVRLQRAFLIERTEYSVRALSFGESLIKTQVKYSDDLPFVLENGVIKEKKR; encoded by the coding sequence GTGAAAGATGAGGATATCGACTGGATAATCTACCATATCATTGCCCGGGAACCTTCGGTTATGACAGGAAATCTGGCTGCCGCAAGCGGACTTGATGCAACAACTATCGAGTCCTCACTGGTCCGCCTCCAGCGGGCATTCCTGATCGAGCGGACTGAATATTCGGTACGGGCGCTCAGCTTCGGTGAATCCCTCATAAAAACCCAGGTAAAGTATTCTGATGATCTCCCGTTTGTTCTGGAAAACGGCGTGATAAAGGAGAAGAAACGATAA
- a CDS encoding DUF2150 family protein: MAKKASKKIEAEPLKLFYIFYNQERWDNWLKSLKEASFESDPKSEELPEGFRILDGFSVDITVSVLKIIKLYQNKRYTFEEAVDKLSQVEAIVMSPAPEGELGELVELLQLPKLALFASCRLYLAGGFDKDIKTLVKKGKAEVEKDMEKALETVSNIGAAVIDGATCCSKYVKDDVEQTTLFDEWLIECERMGEAMTSLKNFDETTGDED; the protein is encoded by the coding sequence ATGGCGAAAAAGGCGAGTAAGAAAATCGAGGCTGAACCGCTGAAGTTGTTTTATATTTTTTACAACCAGGAACGCTGGGACAACTGGTTAAAATCCCTCAAAGAAGCGAGTTTTGAATCTGACCCCAAGAGTGAAGAGTTGCCCGAAGGATTCCGGATACTTGACGGATTCTCAGTCGACATCACTGTTTCTGTCTTAAAGATCATCAAGCTCTACCAGAACAAGCGGTATACCTTTGAAGAGGCAGTTGACAAACTCTCGCAGGTCGAGGCAATCGTCATGTCCCCTGCTCCCGAAGGTGAGCTTGGTGAGCTTGTGGAGCTTCTCCAGCTCCCCAAACTGGCGCTCTTTGCATCCTGCCGGCTCTATCTTGCCGGGGGTTTTGACAAGGACATCAAGACACTGGTCAAGAAAGGCAAGGCTGAAGTAGAGAAGGACATGGAAAAAGCGCTTGAAACGGTATCAAATATCGGTGCCGCTGTTATCGACGGCGCAACCTGCTGCAGCAAATATGTCAAAGACGATGTTGAACAGACCACGCTTTTTGATGAATGGCTGATCGAGTGCGAGCGGATGGGCGAAGCAATGACTTCGTTAAAGAACTTTGATGAGACAACAGGAGACGAGGATTGA
- a CDS encoding regulator of amino acid metabolism, contains ACT domain protein — MWSDIISEFADSPSQSRVVRFLLENGFGVTEDGRISCNGIEMPATAVAKAIGSDRRVVDSTARRILERPLLRDIFLNMRATPDLSRVAESLGFTVIVVLPKNANERGIVGAAVRVLSDHLLSIRQIFVTDPQFSEEPKLVIIVEEPLPLGVIEQIRALPQVKQVII, encoded by the coding sequence ATGTGGTCTGATATCATCAGTGAATTTGCTGATTCGCCTTCACAGAGCCGGGTGGTGCGGTTCCTTCTTGAAAACGGTTTTGGGGTGACAGAGGATGGCCGGATCAGCTGCAATGGTATCGAGATGCCGGCAACGGCTGTCGCAAAAGCGATCGGATCAGACCGTCGGGTGGTAGATTCAACAGCTCGACGCATTCTTGAGCGCCCGTTACTCAGGGATATTTTTCTGAATATGCGGGCTACTCCGGACCTGAGCAGGGTTGCCGAATCACTCGGGTTTACCGTAATTGTCGTGCTTCCCAAGAATGCCAATGAGCGCGGGATTGTCGGGGCTGCTGTACGCGTACTTTCCGATCACCTTCTTTCCATACGGCAGATATTTGTCACCGATCCGCAATTTTCCGAGGAACCGAAACTGGTGATCATCGTTGAAGAACCCCTGCCTCTGGGCGTTATTGAGCAGATCCGGGCACTGCCGCAGGTAAAACAGGTTATCATATAA